Sequence from the Leptospira dzoumogneensis genome:
AAGAATGTATTCTGTTCGGATCTAGAGAAGCTCCCGGCTCATCTAAAAGAACATAACTTTCTCTTTGGGAGGGTTCCTTGTCCTGGACCAAGACCCTTGCCATCTGGGTCCTTTGTTTTTCTCCGCCGGAAAGTTTATTATAAATTTGGAATCTTTCTCTTTCTCCCAGACGGACCGAATGAAATCCTTCCTCAACGATCCGGTCCTCTAAGGGTTTAGGAACCCTTAATTTAGAGCAGGACCTTCCCATTCTGACGATCTCGTCTGCGATAAACGGAAAATGGATCTCCGATTCTTGAGAAAGAACACTTCTTCTGAGCGCTAGATCTTCCGAATCGTATTCGGACAAAGGGATCCCATCCAATAGCACCAATCCTTTGTCCGGAGATATTTCTCCTGAGAATAATTTTAATAAGGTGGATTTTCCCGCTCCATTCGGACCGAGCACGATCAAAAGTTCTCCAGGATACAAACTTAAGTTTACTCCTGATAATAAGAACCTTCCGCCTCTGGATAAGGAAATGTCCGATAATACTAGGCTCATCTGAATTCTCCTTCTCTACGTTTTGCTTGTAAGATCAAAAATAAGAAGAATGGACCGCCGATACCTGCCGCAATAATACCGATCGGAAGTTCGGAAGGAAATGCGATAGTGCGTGCCGTTAAGTCCGCTATTGCGAGAAGAAGTGCTCCTCCGAATAGGGAAGCGGGGAGTAACGTTCTATGGCCTGGGCCTAAAACCATTCTCAGAATATGAGGAACGATCAAACCGACGAATGCAATATTTCCGCAGATGGAAATACTGACTCCTACTAATAAACTTGCAAGAACGATGGTGAGATTTCGGATCCTTCTTACCTTGAAACCCGTATGAAAAGCTTCCGCTTCTCCCAACGCCAATGCATCCAAACCTCTGGCTAAGACTGGAAAGAAGAAGGTTACAACAAGAAGAACGGCACCCAATAGATAAATTTTATGCCAGCTTGCCACTGCCATACTTCCTAAACTCCAAAAGGTCAAGTTCCTAAGTTGTGTATCATCCGCCAGATAAGATAAAAATCCTAAAAGAGAAACTACAGTTGCATTCACTGCGATCCCTGCGAGTACGAGAACAAGCGAGAATCCTCCTCCTTCTCTTTTGGAAACAATATGTAAAAAAAATGAAACTGATAACGCTCCACCAAAAGCGCATAACTGTAATAGGAAACTTTCTTTTCCTCTCAGTTCGGCAGGGAAGAAGGTCAATATCTTTTCTGAAAATACGATCCATGTAGAAGCAGCCAATGCTGCCCCGGGACTTACTCCGATAAATCCCGGTTCTACCAATGGATTTCGAAAAAGACCTTGTATACAAACTCCCGCAGAAGCGAGGGAAGCTCCGACTAACATAGATAATACGAGTCTGGGTAATCTCAAATTCCAAACTAAAATGGAATGTGGGACCTCCAACTCGGACAAGGAGTCCTGTCCTAATAGTAGTACTTTCAGGATCTCTCCTGTTGAAAGTTGGATAGAACCGAATTTAAGAGAAAGTATCCCTATCCCGAAAATCCCGGCGACTAACACTGCATATACGAGAATAGCCGGGACCTTGCGTCCCGTTTTTTTCTTCTTATCTTCCCCTTTAGGTTTTGTTTCAGGGGAAGAAGTTTCCAAGGAAGACACGATCATTTTTTATCAGGCGTTTTAGGATGGAAGGATCCGAATAATTCCTCTATACCCTGACCAAGTCTTGGGCCGAAACCTAAAAGAACTAGATCGTCTATCGCAACTACTCTGGATTTTTTTCCGGCAGGAGTATCTTTCACACCCGGAAGTGCGAATACTCCTTCTTTTCCGCCAAGGCTTTCTAAACCTCTGCTTGGAATTAAGATGATATCAGGTTGTGCTGCGATAACCGCTTCCGGAGTGATCGGTTTAAAACCTTTGAATCCGTCCACTGCATTGATCCCTCCACCGAGTCGGATCATTTCGTCCGCGGGTGTTTCCGTTCCGGAAACTTGAGCGAGGCTTGTTCCTCTATGGTATACGAATAAAACTTTCGGTTTGGATTTTAATTTAGAGACCTTCTCCGCAATTTTAGAATGTTTTTTGCGGATATCTTGCACGATCTTTTGGGCTTCTTTTTCGGCTCCGATCTCTTTTCCGATCGCAAGAATATTATTTAACGCAGGTTCTACTCCGGGCAGTCCGGGATAGATAATCACTTTGAGGCCTGCGGATTTAAGTTGTTCGATTACTTCAGGAGGACCAGCGTATTCTAATCCTAAGATCAAATTCGGTTTTAAGGAAAGAATACCTTCTGCGGAAAGCATTCTTTGGTAACCAACTTTAGGAAGTGCCACTGCTTCGGGAGGATAAAGGGAAGAAGTGTCGTTTCCTACGACTAATTTACCTTTTCCTAATGCGAAAACGATCTCTGAAACAGTTCCGTTTAATGTTACGATCCTAAGTTCTTTTGCTTCTGCGAAGATAGCTGCAGGTAAACAGAGGAACAAAGCCAAGATTATGATTTTTTTCATATTGGTTCTCCCAATTTTTGTTTTTACCGGACCCCCGGTACAGGTGAAGAAGAAGGTATCGGAGCCGCAGAATAATCCGCAGGAGCCGCACCCGCGCTGAACCTTCCATCTATCCCCACATAATAGAATCTAGGCTTTTGCGGATTATAAGTAAGATCGAATGTATCTAGAAGGTTGTCCACACCTGCGAATATTTCAAAAGTTCCTAATATCTTTTGTGAAACTCTTATATTCAAATTGGTATGAGCATTTACCATTCTCACTCCATAAGTAGGTCCTGTAGTACAGTAAGATAAGTTTCTTTCCGTACAATATTCTTGGATCCCGCCCGGAATATTTCCGAATAATGCGTTAATCGTATTTGTTGCTTGTGTTGTAAGCTGAGCGCTAAGTGCGGAAAATTCAGTAGGTAATTGAGGATCGCACCAAAGTGGATTTTTTTGGCAGTAATAAGGTTGTTTTCCGAAAATTACTGCGAATAGAGAGAAGCTGAATCCGCTAGGTTGGTGATCTATACGTATATTCGCATTCCATCTATGATAACCTCTTCCTTCTAAAGGAAGATTGGTCAATTCGTCTCTTGTGTCTGTGTATGTGTAACCGCTGCCAAGAGACACATTTTGGTGAACTCTAAGAGTTACAGAAGATTCAAATCCTTTCGTAAGGGCCTTTTGGTAATTGGATGTATTAAAGATCTGTAATCCGGATGCGTCTCTAGTCGGGTTGGTCCTGAATCCGATCAGGTTATCTATATTATTATAGAAGAAGTTGAAGCTGAACCAGAATACCTTATTCGGTTCCCATTCCCCTCCCAAATTATAACTGCGGGAAAGTTCAGGCTTTAGATTCGGGTTCCCTGCTACCCTATATCCAACACCTGGGTTTATAAAATTATAATATAGATCCTGGAAACTGGGAGCCCTATATCCTAAACCGTTGGCTGCCCTGATACGGAATTTATCAGTTACATCGTAACGAACCGCTAATTTAGGAAGTACTTGCCCTCCGTAAATGGAGTCGTGGTCAGAGCGGATACCTGGAACTATCTGGATCCTAGGAGCGCTGGAAACTCTCCATTCATCCTGCACATAAAACGCATTTCTTTGTCTTTGGGCGTATCCGTTTTGGGTTTGGTAAGGATCCGTCCCCAGGATATCACTCGCACAAATATTAGGAAAATTTCTTTTACAGTCCGGAGCGATCCTCGCAGATGAGAATTGATCTATTAATGTTTCCGCTCCATAGGAGATCACATGTCCTTCCGAGATCCTATGATCTAAACGGGTTCGGATCTCTGTGACTGCGTTGTCTAACTTCTCTCTTTTATCCTGAGCGTCCGACTTTCTTTGGTCGTATGTATATGTATCGAAAAATCTAGCATAGTTCGTATTTACGTTTAAGTTTAACGTTTTAGTGATTTCCCAATCTGCGTTGACAGCACCCATAAAGTCATGGGTTTTGTTACTTCTATCGTATACTCCTCTAGGAGGAACTGCATCTACCGCATTTTGGTTTAAATATCTGTAATAGAACTGGAATCCTAATTTAAAAGTTTCCGAAATATCAAAAGTGGTTTTATTGGAAACGTTTATATCTTCGAATGCGCTGCCTGAGGTGGATTCTAAAGGACCTTCATAAGGAAGTTTTTTACGATAAATATAAAGTTTTGTCCAAAGAGGAGTGTCTACTGGAAAAGGGGAGTAGCTAGAAGAAAGACTTTCTATTCTTCCGTTCTTTGGGCCCAAGGTAGCATCCGGTGTTAGATCGTAACCATCTCCTCTATGCCAACCTGCAGTAAAATTGGTGGAGACTATTCCTTTGCGCACTCCTACCGACGCATAATTACGGAATTCTGTTCCTGTTCCGTAATAGACGGGATTTCCTCCTCCCATAAAAGTCCTGAAGTTCGCAGAATAAGGATCTTTTTGTTCCTTAGTGATGATATTGATCACACCCGCAATCGCATCGGAACCGTAAAGAGCGGATGACGCACCTTTTACTATCTCAATTCTTTCTATATCTTCCGCTTTAAATCTGGTTAGGTCGATGGAACCGCTGAAACGCCCTGTAGTCCTCTGTCCGTCCACTAGGATCAAAACGTTTTGGCCCGAGAGACCCTGTAAACGAACTGTGGATCCTCTTTCTCCCGCTTGTGCTGGACGAACTTCTATCCCTGGAACGTTACCTAGGGTTTGGGATATATCTCTCGCCCCCATTGCATCTATATCTTTTCTGGTGATTACCTCGGTAGTGATCGTGGAGTCTTTTAAAAAACCTTTTCTACGAGTACCGGTGACAGTGATGATAGAACCTCTGTCGTTATTCCCGTTGTTAATATCTTTTCCTGATTCCGGATTTACTTTAGGTCTATCGGAATCATCTTTTTTTTCTTCCGTCTTCTTTTCAGGAAGAACTTCTCCTTGGGAGAAGATAGGAACTCCTAGAAAACATAAACCTGAAAATAAGATCAGATAAAGTGTTCTAGGAATGGAAGAAGGTTTGATCTTCCCCATCAAGGAACTACCTTCCAAATGAATTTAGGGAATCCGCTGGTGCTTGCGTTGTCGTAATAATCTGTGACTTCTAATCCGAAATGGGAAACTCCATCTGAACCTTGGATCAGATATCCTCTTGCTTTCGGGCTAAGAATATGGCTGGTTCCGTCATAATCGTACCAATCCCAGAGTGCGGGGCTTGCATTTTCAGTGGCAGTTCCGAATCCACCTCCTCCTGTTTGAGACATGAGTTGGTCCGCTTGTATTGCACAATCTCCTCCGGTTACGCTTGCTAAATTAGTATCACCTGCAATAAAACAAGATCCTGCGTCCTCGGAGCCGCTTGTTCCGCTATTTGTACCTATTACGAATCTTTTAAATTTTAGATCCCAAGTTCCGGACTTAGTAGTTTCTACTCCGCCTGCTTTTAGGTCTAAATAAACCCAGCAGCCGCTTGCAGTCGCATTCACTATTGTAGTATTGATCCCTGCAGATGGAGAATTGGGAGTTGTGGTTGTGTCTCCGGGGGCCTTAATACATCCTCCACCACCGTCTTCCAATGCGGCTAAAATCGCAAGACCGTCGTCTCCTCCGGTGCTAGGACCGCAAAAAACGGTTAAAGTTGTCATGAGAATAATGAAAATTGAATATACTGTTTTCATTATTGGATCCCCCTTTTTTAAAAAATTAATAATTACAATAGGCGGCCGAATTCGACCGCCTAAAATTCTTAAAGCGCAGTAGTGCTATAAGTTACTACCTTAGTCGCAGTTACTCCGGAAGCGGAGCTGCCGGTCTTATAATATGTGCTAGTGCTGCCGGTGGAACCGATACCCGCACCGCTTGGCCAATCAGCTTTATTGATGATCGCGTTAGACTCGGTAAGGGTACATCTCTTCTTACAGTTTGCACCTTTGTATCCGGTTCCCCAAATGGTAACTTTAGGAGTTGTGTCCGCGCTGATATCGATACAAACATCGCTTGGAGTAGTAGTGAAGGAATCGAAAAGGCTCTCTCCAGTTCCTCCAAGAACTGGGGTAGCAGTTCCGTCATTTGTTCCATAAGCTGTGGTCGCGGAATAACCTGCGTAAACCATCGGCCCGCCTTGGTAGACATTCACTACGAGTCTTCCGTCGCCTGCAGTTGTAGTAGGTGTGGAAGAAGTTCCTGCAAGGCCGTCCGTGTATCCGGTTGCCAGGTAGATGGTTCCGTGTCCGCTTAGAGCTTGGAGCAACGCTCCTTCTAACCTGATATGTCTTGCCGCACCTGCAGTTGGGATGGAGATCAATTGGAAAGTATTGATCCCTGCAGTGATTGCAGTTTCTGCGATCTCATCGTTTGCCACCGCAGCATCTACACAGGCGCTGTTTAGGGCCCCGAGTACAAGTGCAGCGTTGGACTCTTTCGAGCCTTGGTCGCAATTCATTAAGAAGGATATTCCTAGAATCATCGTCAATAGCGTCTTGGTTGTGTTCCGTTTCATGTTTTCTCCTGTTGAGACTCAATTCTCATTAGTAGGAGTCATGTTTTCTATATTTAGGTTCCGAAATGAGTCTAAAACTCAAAATCAAAATCTCTCGGAATCTGTCAACCAAGAATGAGAACAATTCTCAGAAGCGATAAGGAAAAGTCCACTAAAGAATTCTTAAAAAGCCGGGCATTCTGGCGGTCTGGAGGGTTGATATTTGTCTGAGGACTGAAGTCTGTTCAGAAGGATTTTGGATTTAGAGGCATTCCATTTTACCATAAAAAGTATATTTCGTTTTTCTAATCCTTAAAGAAGAAGGTTTTGGGAAAAGTAATTGATAGGTCCTTCCACTTGGGTTAAAACTATGGTCCGAATTCCGAATCTTTCGGTGACGGAGAGTTCCATAATAGGAGGGTACAGTATGAAGAAAAAATGGGTGGTGGTTGCAAACCGAAGCGAGGCAAAAATTTTCGAATACCAAGGGCCGACTAACGGTTTGAAGCTGGTGCAATCTATGGAGAATCCCGAAGGAAGACTCAGAAATTCGGATCTAGTTACGGGAGCAGGCCAAGCTTCCAGATCGGATTTTGATTTTTTTCACGAACCGAAAAAGAGAGTGGCTGCGGCTTTTGCAGGTAAACTCAGCGATTTTATGAACTTGGAAAGAAAGAAGGATTCTTTCTCCAATTTTATTTTGGTCTCAGAACCTGGCTTTATGGGAATGATCCTAGGAAAACTTGACGAGAAGTCTAGAGAAAGGATCTATCATAAGATGCCTAAAGATATCGTACATGAAAGAGAGTCCAATTTGATGCACCATCTCAAGAGTGTGCTTGTAAGCGAAGCATAAGTTCCATTCGAGTCGATATTATTAAGGCCGCCTTCATGGCGGCTTTTTTATTGACGCGGCCGAATCCTAAAGGATTCTACCTCAGTAAAAAATTGGAGAGAGTTCAATGGCTGCCTCAAAAGAAAAATATATCCTATCAATCGATAGCGGAGGAAGCGGGATCCGAGCTATCTTATTCGATAAGAAGGGCAGAATAGTTTCTCGCCAGTATGAAAAAACTCCTCCTATCGTAAGTGAACCAGGTGCATTGGAGCATGATCCCGAAAAACTTTGGCAGGCACTTGTTTCCATTCTCAAAAAAACTTTTAAGAATAAAAAGTTCCAAGCTGCAAATGTGGATTCATTGGGGATCTGCAACCAAAGAGGATCTTTTCTTCTTTGGGATAAATCTACAGGTAAACCTCTAACTAAACTGATCAGTTGGGCGGATGTAAGAGCGGGCAAAACTTCCGCCGAGATGAACTCGAATACCATCTGGAAAGTAATCCAATTCGTTTCCAAGATTCTTGGAACGATCACCGGTCAGCCGATGTTGATCGCTACTCATATGCTTAAGTTCACCACGGACCACGCTTCCGTTCGTTTAAAATGGGTGCTGGATAAAAATCCCGAACTTAGGAAAAGAGCGAAGAAGGGAGAGATACTTTTTGGGACTTTAGACACTTGGTTCGTGTACAAACTCACAAAAGGAAAAGAGCATATCAGCGATCCTTCTAACGCGACCGTGACCGG
This genomic interval carries:
- a CDS encoding FecCD family ABC transporter permease, with the translated sequence MIVSSLETSSPETKPKGEDKKKKTGRKVPAILVYAVLVAGIFGIGILSLKFGSIQLSTGEILKVLLLGQDSLSELEVPHSILVWNLRLPRLVLSMLVGASLASAGVCIQGLFRNPLVEPGFIGVSPGAALAASTWIVFSEKILTFFPAELRGKESFLLQLCAFGGALSVSFFLHIVSKREGGGFSLVLVLAGIAVNATVVSLLGFLSYLADDTQLRNLTFWSLGSMAVASWHKIYLLGAVLLVVTFFFPVLARGLDALALGEAEAFHTGFKVRRIRNLTIVLASLLVGVSISICGNIAFVGLIVPHILRMVLGPGHRTLLPASLFGGALLLAIADLTARTIAFPSELPIGIIAAGIGGPFFLFLILQAKRREGEFR
- a CDS encoding host attachment protein, whose protein sequence is MKKKWVVVANRSEAKIFEYQGPTNGLKLVQSMENPEGRLRNSDLVTGAGQASRSDFDFFHEPKKRVAAAFAGKLSDFMNLERKKDSFSNFILVSEPGFMGMILGKLDEKSRERIYHKMPKDIVHERESNLMHHLKSVLVSEA
- a CDS encoding heme/hemin ABC transporter substrate-binding protein, with the protein product MKKIIILALFLCLPAAIFAEAKELRIVTLNGTVSEIVFALGKGKLVVGNDTSSLYPPEAVALPKVGYQRMLSAEGILSLKPNLILGLEYAGPPEVIEQLKSAGLKVIIYPGLPGVEPALNNILAIGKEIGAEKEAQKIVQDIRKKHSKIAEKVSKLKSKPKVLFVYHRGTSLAQVSGTETPADEMIRLGGGINAVDGFKGFKPITPEAVIAAQPDIILIPSRGLESLGGKEGVFALPGVKDTPAGKKSRVVAIDDLVLLGFGPRLGQGIEELFGSFHPKTPDKK
- a CDS encoding HmuY family protein — its product is MKTVYSIFIILMTTLTVFCGPSTGGDDGLAILAALEDGGGGCIKAPGDTTTTPNSPSAGINTTIVNATASGCWVYLDLKAGGVETTKSGTWDLKFKRFVIGTNSGTSGSEDAGSCFIAGDTNLASVTGGDCAIQADQLMSQTGGGGFGTATENASPALWDWYDYDGTSHILSPKARGYLIQGSDGVSHFGLEVTDYYDNASTSGFPKFIWKVVP
- a CDS encoding TonB-dependent receptor plug domain-containing protein, coding for MGKIKPSSIPRTLYLILFSGLCFLGVPIFSQGEVLPEKKTEEKKDDSDRPKVNPESGKDINNGNNDRGSIITVTGTRRKGFLKDSTITTEVITRKDIDAMGARDISQTLGNVPGIEVRPAQAGERGSTVRLQGLSGQNVLILVDGQRTTGRFSGSIDLTRFKAEDIERIEIVKGASSALYGSDAIAGVINIITKEQKDPYSANFRTFMGGGNPVYYGTGTEFRNYASVGVRKGIVSTNFTAGWHRGDGYDLTPDATLGPKNGRIESLSSSYSPFPVDTPLWTKLYIYRKKLPYEGPLESTSGSAFEDINVSNKTTFDISETFKLGFQFYYRYLNQNAVDAVPPRGVYDRSNKTHDFMGAVNADWEITKTLNLNVNTNYARFFDTYTYDQRKSDAQDKREKLDNAVTEIRTRLDHRISEGHVISYGAETLIDQFSSARIAPDCKRNFPNICASDILGTDPYQTQNGYAQRQRNAFYVQDEWRVSSAPRIQIVPGIRSDHDSIYGGQVLPKLAVRYDVTDKFRIRAANGLGYRAPSFQDLYYNFINPGVGYRVAGNPNLKPELSRSYNLGGEWEPNKVFWFSFNFFYNNIDNLIGFRTNPTRDASGLQIFNTSNYQKALTKGFESSVTLRVHQNVSLGSGYTYTDTRDELTNLPLEGRGYHRWNANIRIDHQPSGFSFSLFAVIFGKQPYYCQKNPLWCDPQLPTEFSALSAQLTTQATNTINALFGNIPGGIQEYCTERNLSYCTTGPTYGVRMVNAHTNLNIRVSQKILGTFEIFAGVDNLLDTFDLTYNPQKPRFYYVGIDGRFSAGAAPADYSAAPIPSSSPVPGVR
- a CDS encoding ATP-binding cassette domain-containing protein, which gives rise to MSLVLSDISLSRGGRFLLSGVNLSLYPGELLIVLGPNGAGKSTLLKLFSGEISPDKGLVLLDGIPLSEYDSEDLALRRSVLSQESEIHFPFIADEIVRMGRSCSKLRVPKPLEDRIVEEGFHSVRLGERERFQIYNKLSGGEKQRTQMARVLVQDKEPSQRESYVLLDEPGASLDPNRIHSLLEKAKQLSKEGRGVLCILHDLNLALRYADRIAVLKEGKILADGVPENILDEEFVLEHFLLRTKKVPFPEGGHYLIPLGPAEPNKINGLPYIIDAKGVKENVHR